The proteins below are encoded in one region of Sebastes fasciatus isolate fSebFas1 unplaced genomic scaffold, fSebFas1.pri Scaffold_96, whole genome shotgun sequence:
- the LOC141763893 gene encoding receptor-type tyrosine-protein phosphatase mu-like produces MSPPASRWQLRFSFHLRTGTGWCSSSSSWAGRCTETRPSPSAPSSSSSTRWTNGRTSTTGGEGRTVVHCLNGGGRSGVFCSISIVCEMLRQQRCVDVFHAVKTLRNNKPNMVDLLEQYKFCYEVALEYLNSA; encoded by the exons ATGTCTCCGCCCGCCTCCCGGTGGCAGCTTCGATTTAGCTTCCA CCTCAGGACGGGTACCGGATGGTGCAGCAGTTCCAGTTCCTGGGCTGGCCGATGTACCGAGACACGCCCGTCTCCAAGCGCTCCTTCCTCAAGCTCGTCCACCAGGTGGACAAATGGCAGGACGAGTACGACGGGAGGAGAGGGACGCACCGTGGTCCACTGCCT GAACGGCGGCGGTCGTAGTGGCGTGTTCTGCAGCATCAGTATCGTCTGTGAGATGTTGAGACAGCAGCGCTGCGTCGACGTCTTCCACGCCGTGAAAACTCTGAGAAACAACAAACCAAACATGGTGGACCTGCTG GAACAGTATAAGTTCTGTTATGAAGTCGCTCTGGAGTATCTCAACTCTGCTTAA